The Candidatus Omnitrophota bacterium genome includes the window CTCATAGCCCTTTTCAAGGCAAGCATAAAGACAGGTTGCCGAGTCCAATCCTCCGGACAAAAGCACAACGGCTTTTTTGCTCATCCGAATTGTATCTTTCTCACTCCACGGACACTCTTGCCCATGAAACGTTCTCCGAGCTGCGCGAAATCTTTAGGATCGCCGCTCACATAAAATTTGCGATACCCGTTTTTCTTGGCCCGGGCGGAAAGATTCCTTTTCTCCAATAATCCCCTGAGCTCTTGCGCGAGCTCACATGCGCTGTCGATGATTCGAACCGGGGAACCCAGGCTCTTTGCGATGGCCCTCCGCAAAAGCGGGTAGTGCGTGCAACCCAGAATCACGGTATCGACTCTCTTGGAGCGAATGGACTTCAGGTAATGCTCGCAGACCTGGTCGACTAACTTGCCGCTGAGCAATCCCTCTTCGGCCAAGGGCACAAAGAGCGGACACGCTTTTGAAACGACACTCAGATCGGGGCAAAGCTGCCGGACCGCACGTTCATAAGCGCCGCTGGCCACAGTTGTGGGGGTGCCCAGCACCCCGATGCGTCCCTTTTCGGTGATACGTACCGCCCGGGCCACCGCAGGTTCGATAACACCGATTACCGGCATGGCCAGGTTTCGCTGCAAATGCGTCAATGCCACACTGGAGACCGTATTGCAGGCCACGACCAAAGCCTTGACCGGATAGCGCAAAAGAAATCTCACATCATCCCAGGCAAAACGCAGGACGGTTCTCCGCGACTTGGTTCCGTACGGCACGCGCGCGGTATCCCCCATGTAGATAAAATTCTCGTGAGGAAGTTCCTTCAGCAGCTCCTTAAGAACTGTAAGACCGCCCACCCCGGAATCAAAAACCCCAATGGGCCCGCTATTTTGTGAAGCCATTCGTACGCTCGTATTCCCGCTTGTAATTCAGCAAACCGCTTGCAATTCCCTGCGCAATTTTCTTCTGAAACCACGGATCGCTCAGACGCTTTCCTTCATCATTATTTGAAACAAAACCCACTTCCAACAGTAAGGAGGGCATTTGGGTCCCCCGAAGCACGGCAAAACGCGCGCTCTTTACGCCCCTTTCCTCCACCTTCACATGCTTGCGCAACCCCCCCATCAAGGCGTGGGCTAATTCAATGGATTCGATGCGGTTCTCCGTATGGATCAAATCCCAGACTGTCGCATCCAAATCCGTACCCCGCTCGCCGTACGCCTCATCCTCAAAGGGCCCGTCCACACTGTTCTCGGCGCTCGCCAGCGCGCGCGCATTGTCATCCGTGGCTTCGGACAAATAGTAGATCTCAAAACCTTGAGCCGATTTTGCATGCGCACTGTTGGCATGAATGCTCAGGAAAAAATCCGCTTTGTGCTTATTGGCAAACTCAGCGCGCGCCTGAAGAGGAATAAAACGGTCGTCCTCGCGCGTGAGAATCACCTGAATTCCCTGAGCTCTCAGCTCCTCCGCCAGCTTTTTGGCGATGGAAAGCACCACAACCTTTTCTTGCAGCCCGTTTCTTCCCAAAGCTCCCGGGTCCTTGCCGCCGTGTCCGGGGTCAATGACCACTCGCCGGATACGGAAGCTTTGGCCGGGCTGGGCCTCTACTGGGGGAACGGCTGTCTGTTGAATTCGGGGGGCTGTCTGCGGAGGAATCTCCAGAGGCAGAAGCGCCAGGATCGCGGCAGGCACAAGGATACTTCCCTCTTTCAGCAGCACATCTTTGCCCAAAGGCCGCAATTCGTCTCCCAGCAGAACGGAGTCCATGCCCACAAGCACTTTTAACGCAGGCCCTTTGTCCGGCAACACGGTCACAGCCTGCAAGTGAGGGTCCCACTCCCATTCCCATCCGCGCTGTGCGCACAGCGCGCGCAAAGGCAAGTACCCGCCTCCGGCATCCAAACCATATGCGGAGAGCTCCGTGCCCCGGCCCGGATGACCCGCGCAGCCGGCCAAAAGGAGCAAAGGTGTTATCCAAAGAAAGCGCAAGGGGTTGGGGAATCTTTTAATCATATTCGATACGCTTAGAGCCAGGTCCAATAGTTTAACACATAGGTGAGGAAGCGAAAGATTCTGCTTGCCGGACCTTGGGGAGCCCTCTCATAATGCGACAATACACAGGAGGGCCCGCTATTTTGGAGGAAGGTTATACAAAATTTGAATGCCGCTGGACCCCGGCCAAATTGCCCGCGCTTGAGCAGGTAGCCGGACTTTGCATCCACCGGGACCGTTTGCATGCCTTGGGGCTCATCGGCGTTTACGAGGACGGAGTGGGTTACGGGAATCTCAGTGTGCGCTTTTTGGGCGCCGGGGCGGACGCCTTTTTGATTTCCGGAACACAAACCGGTCATATTCCCGAGACCTCGGAGGAACACTATTCCCTGGTTCAGGCTTACAGCATTGAAGAAAACTGGGTGGAATGCGTGGGCCAGCTGCCCGCCTCTTCGGAGTCCTTGACTCATGCCATGCTTTACCAACTCTGTGAGTCCATCCAAGCCGTTGTTCACGTTCACCACCACGGGTTTTGGGAGAATCTCCTCGATCGTTTGCCCACTACTTCCCCCACAGCGGCCTACGGCACTCCCCAGATGGCCCTTGAAATTCAACGTCTTTGGGAGGAATCGGATCTCTCTGCCCAAAGAATCCTGGCCATGGGTGGTCATGAAGAAGGCGTGATTTCCTTTGGAGAATCCTTGCACGAAGCCTGCGAGACCTTGCTCAGCTATTTTGAGACAGGCTCGTAGCCCAAGACCGGGGCCAACCACTGTTCAACTTCTGCCACGGACAGGCCTTTGCGCAAAGCGTAATCCTCAACCTGATCCCGGCCCACCGGCCCCAATCCAAAATACCGTGACTTTGGGTGAGAGAAATAGTAGCCCGATACAGATGCTGCAGGATTCATGGCGCAGGCCTCGGTGAGTTCGATGCCGGCATTCTCCCACGGCTTGAGCAAGGTTTTGAAGAGTGTGCGCTTTTCGGTGTGGTCCGGACACGCGGGATAGCCGGGGGCAGGCCGGATTCCTACATACTCCTCCCGGATCAAAGCCTCGTTGGTTAAGGCCTCATCCGGGGCATAGGCCCATAATTCCCGGCGCACCCGTTCATGGATCCGCTCTGCCAGGGCTTCGGCCAAGCGGTCGGCCAAGGACTTGACCATGATGCTGCGGTAATCATCATGGTCGGCTTCAAAATCAGCGGCCAATTCCGGAGCGCCCAATCCCGTTGTGACGGCAAAGGCTCCCACATAATCCGCGATCCCCGACTCTTTGGGCGCCACAAAATCTGCCAGGCAGTGATTCGGGCCTTGCGCAGGCCGTTGCTGCCGCAGGAAATGGAGGGTCGTCAAGACTTCCTTCCTTGATTCATCCGTATAGAGTTGAATATCTTCGTGAT containing:
- a CDS encoding N-acetylmuramoyl-L-alanine amidase, whose amino-acid sequence is MIKRFPNPLRFLWITPLLLLAGCAGHPGRGTELSAYGLDAGGGYLPLRALCAQRGWEWEWDPHLQAVTVLPDKGPALKVLVGMDSVLLGDELRPLGKDVLLKEGSILVPAAILALLPLEIPPQTAPRIQQTAVPPVEAQPGQSFRIRRVVIDPGHGGKDPGALGRNGLQEKVVVLSIAKKLAEELRAQGIQVILTREDDRFIPLQARAEFANKHKADFFLSIHANSAHAKSAQGFEIYYLSEATDDNARALASAENSVDGPFEDEAYGERGTDLDATVWDLIHTENRIESIELAHALMGGLRKHVKVEERGVKSARFAVLRGTQMPSLLLEVGFVSNNDEGKRLSDPWFQKKIAQGIASGLLNYKREYERTNGFTK
- a CDS encoding class II aldolase/adducin family protein → MRQYTGGPAILEEGYTKFECRWTPAKLPALEQVAGLCIHRDRLHALGLIGVYEDGVGYGNLSVRFLGAGADAFLISGTQTGHIPETSEEHYSLVQAYSIEENWVECVGQLPASSESLTHAMLYQLCESIQAVVHVHHHGFWENLLDRLPTTSPTAAYGTPQMALEIQRLWEESDLSAQRILAMGGHEEGVISFGESLHEACETLLSYFETGS
- a CDS encoding glutamate racemase, which codes for MASQNSGPIGVFDSGVGGLTVLKELLKELPHENFIYMGDTARVPYGTKSRRTVLRFAWDDVRFLLRYPVKALVVACNTVSSVALTHLQRNLAMPVIGVIEPAVARAVRITEKGRIGVLGTPTTVASGAYERAVRQLCPDLSVVSKACPLFVPLAEEGLLSGKLVDQVCEHYLKSIRSKRVDTVILGCTHYPLLRRAIAKSLGSPVRIIDSACELAQELRGLLEKRNLSARAKKNGYRKFYVSGDPKDFAQLGERFMGKSVRGVRKIQFG
- a CDS encoding 7-cyano-7-deazaguanine synthase; protein product: MSKKAVVLLSGGLDSATCLYACLEKGYE